GCAACGAGTCCCTCAATCGCAGCACGGATTCTTTCTCTCCCAGTCGATCACGTTTCCGCGCCGGTCCTGCTTGAGGGCGCAGCAGGCCTGCACGAGTTCGCGCACTCTCTTGCGGCCGCGCTGGACGCGGGATTTGAGCGTGGCAACCGGCACGCCCAGGCGGCGGGCGGCCTCGGTCTGTGAGAGGCCTTCGATCTCGACAAGGCGCAGGGCCTCGCGCTGGGTGGGCGGCAGGGCCTCGATGAAGAAGGGGAGCCAGCCGCCGACGCGCTCGTTCTCGTTGGCGCCTTCGGCACCCTCACCCGCGGGAGCATCGTCGATCCCGTCACCGGCAACGTCTTCGCGGCTTCGCGCGCGCTTTCGGTGGTGATCGGCGATGGCGCTGCGCAGAACCTGGAACACCCAGCCGCGCAGGTCGCGGACCTCGGTCCCGCTGCCCAGCGCGCGGTGAATGCGCAGGAAGGTTTCCTGCACCACGTC
The sequence above is drawn from the Chrysiogenia bacterium genome and encodes:
- a CDS encoding sigma-70 family RNA polymerase sigma factor, with the translated sequence MSASPEGGPDAAALWRAFESQLRGYAARRVKETELDDVVQETFLRIHRALGSGTEVRDLRGWVFQVLRSAIADHHRKRARSREDVAGDGIDDAPAGEGAEGANENERVGGWLPFFIEALPPTQREALRLVEIEGLSQTEAARRLGVPVATLKSRVQRGRKRVRELVQACCALKQDRRGNVIDWERKNPCCD